One stretch of Actinomycetota bacterium DNA includes these proteins:
- a CDS encoding class I SAM-dependent methyltransferase: protein MQLDERTATSIAAYDQHARAYQEALRRRRPLQDVRRFAGLAAPGALVLDVGCGPASDLRNLTDMGVAPVGVDLSLGALREARLLLPKHPLVCAPYDRLPFGPRTFQGLWLSGALVHLPRSAWRDTFARLLYHLDTGPVYFSCPRGSADLVAVDDHILGRVYRSEATEEEVEVLLASHGLRDVQVELRPDPLVDRDRAWVAGFGR, encoded by the coding sequence GTGCAGCTGGACGAGCGGACCGCCACCAGCATCGCGGCGTACGACCAGCACGCCCGTGCCTACCAGGAGGCGCTGCGCCGCCGGCGCCCCCTGCAGGACGTGCGTCGGTTCGCGGGGCTGGCCGCACCCGGGGCGCTGGTCCTCGACGTGGGATGCGGACCCGCCAGCGATCTGCGCAACCTCACCGACATGGGTGTGGCCCCCGTGGGCGTGGACCTGTCGCTGGGCGCGCTGCGTGAGGCGCGGCTCCTGCTGCCCAAGCACCCGCTCGTGTGCGCTCCCTACGACCGGCTGCCGTTCGGTCCGCGCACCTTCCAGGGCCTGTGGCTGTCGGGGGCGTTGGTGCATCTTCCGCGCTCGGCGTGGCGTGACACCTTCGCCCGGTTGCTGTACCACCTCGACACCGGACCGGTGTACTTCTCGTGCCCACGGGGTAGCGCAGACCTCGTCGCGGTCGACGACCACATCCTGGGGCGGGTCTACCGCTCGGAGGCGACCGAGGAAGAGGTCGAGGTCCTGCTGGCGTCACACGGGCTGCGCGACGTGCAGGTCGAGCTCCGTCCCGACCCGCTCGTGGACCGCGACCGCGCCTGGGTGGCCGGCTTCGGCCGGA
- the ppsA gene encoding phosphoenolpyruvate synthase — protein sequence MSELVAEFSALSKDDTGLAGGKGANLGELVTAGLPVPPGFVVTAAAYRAAMEQAGARDELRQLTVEADADDPDHVQRVAERAREVVRDAGIPDELREAVLAAYRDLSGDGTELVAVRSSATTEDTEEASFAGMNETFTNVIGEDTLLERLVDCWASIFTERVLTYRARRGIDEEPAIAVVIQRMVDADRAGVVFTVDPSGDRDEMIVEAAFGLGDAVVAGEVEPDTYVLHRGDDGVEVADVRIGHKDKKIVRGDGGGNREVELDDDEASRRVLDDDQLLELAELALRVEEHYGAPQDIEWAAEDGQFFLVQTRPITTLDEDEPEDDETGDGERLAAAEVLVEGLGASAGTAAGPVRILQSRDQGDRFEDGDILVTDMTAPDWVPIMSRAAAFVTDSGGMTSHAAIVGREMQVPCIVGTGDATSKLSDGATVTVDGEAGVVYAGDVTDQLQEPRSGGPEAAPRDRERPPEAAIPLATQLYVNLAIPRRAEEAAELPVDGVGLLRAEFLITEALQGEHPRYVLAQGRRDEAAAAMAEKILQITRPFHPRPVIYRATDFKTNEFRGLKGGEEYEPQEENPMLGYRGCFRYVRDPEMFSFELEVLARVREETDNLHLMISFVRTRWELEECLEAIDESPLGDDRGLKRWVMAEVPSVVYRIPEYAELGIDGVSIGSNDLTQLMLGVDRDNPVLSELFDEMDAAVLDAVQRIIVACRESGLTSSLCGQAPSDRPEFAEQLVRFGITSISVNADAAVDVRRTIAAAERRLLVESARADGAVR from the coding sequence ATGAGCGAGTTAGTGGCCGAGTTCTCCGCGCTGTCCAAGGACGACACCGGCCTGGCGGGCGGGAAGGGCGCCAACCTCGGGGAGCTGGTCACCGCAGGTCTGCCCGTCCCGCCGGGGTTCGTGGTCACCGCGGCGGCGTACCGGGCCGCGATGGAGCAGGCCGGGGCGCGCGACGAGCTCCGCCAGCTGACGGTCGAGGCGGACGCGGACGACCCCGACCACGTTCAGCGGGTCGCCGAGCGGGCGCGTGAGGTGGTACGCGACGCCGGCATCCCCGACGAACTGCGCGAGGCGGTGCTGGCCGCCTACCGCGACCTCAGCGGCGACGGCACCGAGCTGGTGGCGGTGCGGTCGTCGGCCACCACCGAGGACACCGAGGAGGCGTCCTTCGCGGGGATGAACGAGACGTTCACGAACGTCATCGGTGAGGACACGCTGCTGGAGCGGCTCGTGGACTGCTGGGCGTCGATCTTCACCGAGCGGGTGCTCACCTACCGCGCCAGGCGCGGCATCGACGAGGAGCCCGCCATCGCGGTCGTGATCCAGCGCATGGTCGATGCGGACCGGGCTGGCGTGGTGTTCACGGTCGATCCGAGCGGGGACCGCGATGAGATGATCGTCGAGGCCGCGTTCGGGCTCGGGGACGCGGTGGTGGCCGGCGAGGTCGAACCCGACACGTACGTGCTGCACCGCGGCGATGACGGCGTCGAGGTCGCTGACGTCCGGATCGGCCACAAGGACAAGAAGATCGTGCGGGGCGACGGCGGGGGCAACCGCGAGGTCGAGCTCGACGACGACGAGGCGTCGCGCCGGGTCCTGGACGACGATCAGCTGCTGGAGCTCGCGGAGCTGGCACTGCGGGTCGAGGAGCACTACGGCGCCCCCCAGGACATCGAGTGGGCGGCGGAAGACGGTCAGTTCTTCCTGGTGCAGACACGCCCGATCACCACCCTGGACGAAGACGAGCCCGAGGACGACGAAACCGGCGACGGGGAACGTCTCGCCGCCGCCGAGGTCCTGGTCGAAGGGCTGGGCGCGTCCGCCGGGACCGCAGCGGGCCCGGTGCGGATCCTGCAGTCCCGGGACCAGGGCGACCGCTTCGAGGACGGCGACATCCTCGTCACCGACATGACCGCGCCCGACTGGGTGCCGATCATGAGCCGGGCGGCGGCGTTCGTGACCGACTCCGGCGGGATGACCAGCCACGCGGCGATCGTGGGCCGAGAGATGCAGGTGCCCTGCATCGTTGGGACCGGCGACGCGACCAGCAAGCTCTCCGACGGCGCCACGGTCACCGTCGACGGTGAGGCGGGCGTGGTGTACGCCGGGGACGTCACCGACCAGCTGCAGGAGCCGCGGTCTGGCGGGCCTGAGGCCGCCCCCCGCGACCGTGAGCGACCCCCGGAGGCGGCGATCCCCCTGGCGACGCAGCTGTACGTCAACCTGGCGATCCCGCGCCGCGCCGAGGAGGCGGCCGAGCTCCCGGTGGACGGCGTCGGGCTGCTGCGTGCCGAGTTCCTGATCACCGAGGCGCTGCAGGGTGAGCACCCGCGCTACGTCCTGGCGCAGGGCCGCCGCGACGAGGCTGCCGCCGCGATGGCCGAGAAGATCCTGCAGATCACCCGGCCGTTCCACCCGCGCCCCGTCATCTACCGCGCCACCGACTTCAAGACGAACGAGTTCCGGGGCCTCAAAGGTGGTGAGGAGTACGAGCCCCAAGAGGAGAACCCGATGCTGGGCTACCGCGGCTGCTTCCGCTACGTCCGCGACCCCGAGATGTTCTCCTTCGAGCTGGAGGTCCTGGCGCGCGTCCGGGAGGAGACCGACAACCTGCACCTGATGATCTCGTTCGTCCGCACCCGTTGGGAGCTGGAGGAGTGCCTGGAGGCGATCGACGAGAGTCCGCTCGGTGACGACCGCGGCTTGAAGCGGTGGGTCATGGCGGAGGTCCCGTCGGTGGTGTACCGGATCCCCGAGTACGCCGAGCTGGGCATCGACGGCGTCTCGATCGGATCGAACGACCTCACGCAGCTGATGTTGGGCGTCGACCGTGACAACCCGGTGCTCTCGGAGCTGTTCGATGAGATGGACGCGGCCGTCCTCGACGCCGTGCAGCGCATCATCGTGGCATGCCGCGAGTCGGGCTTGACATCGTCGCTGTGTGGTCAGGCTCCCTCCGACCGCCCCGAGTTCGCCGAGCAGCTGGTCCGGTTCGGGATCACGTCGATCTCGGTCAACGCCGACGCGGCGGTGGACGTCCGCCGGACCATCGCCGCGGCGGAACGACG